A portion of the Phormidium ambiguum IAM M-71 genome contains these proteins:
- a CDS encoding FHA domain-containing protein encodes MTISHSKYVLMVEDDKGRKEFKLTKPVYSIGRDPDCNIRLYSQFVSRRHATLLQLPKSDGSYCYRIVDGDAKGKTSSNGLIINGRKMAAHDLRDKDEVVFGPGVKATYYQMKPDTTVPTGPLEDPYDITLINPASFDE; translated from the coding sequence ATGACAATATCACACAGTAAATACGTCTTAATGGTTGAGGATGACAAGGGGCGTAAGGAGTTTAAGCTCACTAAGCCTGTATATTCGATCGGTCGAGATCCAGACTGTAATATTCGCTTATACTCCCAGTTTGTTTCTCGTCGCCATGCTACTTTACTGCAATTACCGAAATCAGATGGCAGTTATTGTTACCGCATTGTGGATGGAGACGCTAAGGGTAAAACTAGTTCTAATGGTTTGATTATCAATGGTCGAAAAATGGCTGCTCATGACCTTAGAGATAAAGATGAGGTGGTCTTCGGTCCGGGTGTGAAGGCGACTTATTATCAGATGAAACCAGACACTACTGTCCCCACAGGACCACTTGAAGACCCTTACGACATTACCTTGATTAATCCTGCTAGTTTTGACGAATGA